Below is a window of Caldichromatium japonicum DNA.
GGGTCACAATGGCGTCGAGCGATGCCTCCATCATCGCTGCCTTGAGCGCCTCACGCTCGCGCAATTCTGCCTGATAGCGCCGGCTCATCTCCTCGCGCGCCGCGAGTACGAGCTGGGTAAAATGCTGAATCCATTCCTCAAGCAGGATGAGCTGGTTGCCCGCACGTGCAAACCCCGGTTCTGGGATGCCCAAGGCACGCTGGGCGAAGCGGGTCATCCGCTTGAGGATGCTGTTAAGCCGCGCTGAGACCAGATAAAAGAGAGCGGTAAAGACCAGGACAAAGACGACAGCGGCATAAAAGCGCTGACGGCGTTCGAAGATACGCACGTGGTGCGACATTTTTTCCACCCGCGCCTGAGAGACCAGGGTCGCAAACGACAGCTTGGAATCCGGCGCGATATAGTCATCCAATGACTGTGCTGTAATCACATAGCTCGCGGCCCAGTCGGACAGATGCGAAGCCACGGGTATGGCTTGGGGATCAAGGCTAGCAAGCAGGCGCTGATCGGTGTCATCGACCAGGGCTACAGCAGCGCTCCCAACATCCAGTCCATGCTGCGATGCAGCAAGCAGGGCGGCATCGATCGGTACGATTGCCACGAGATAGCCGATCTCTTTGCCCGGGGCATCCTTGATTGCCTCGGCCACGACCAGATAGAGCTGTTGTGCCAAACGCTCGATGAGGATAGATCCGGGGTGCGCTCCAAACCAGCGTTTTGGGGCCCGGCCCTGCAGATCCAGGGCGATAGGAACGGTGCTGGTTTGAAAGATCTCCCAGATAGCCCCATCCAGACCGGTCAACAAGAGATGCGTAGGCGGATTGAGACCGTCGCGCATGAAGGGCTCACTAAGCCAATCTGGATAAGCGCCTCGATGGATGGTTGGCTGAGTAGCACCAGAGCCTGCCAGCCAGTCACTGCCCTGCAGATAATCGGAAAGCCAGCGAGTGTGGGCCAACAGACGTATGACCGCAGCATAGCTGGCGAGATAGCGCTCAAACCGGATCAGGCTCTCGCGCGCGCGCAGCTTAAGCTGTACCGCAAGCTCGCGATCAAAGATCTTATCGACCTGGCGGCCTTGGATCTGATCGAGCGCCGCCCAGACAGCAAGCCCAGTGGCCAATCCCACGCCGACAGCGATCCAAGGCAGGGGAACCCGTCGCAAAAGACGGACGAGAAATGGTTTAATACGTATCCGCGCTGCGCCCATCGCCTATTGGCGATCCCCCGCCTGATCGCTCAAGCGCAACGTAATCGCCCGCGCAGTGGTCTGCTGCAGGGCCAGTTTCCCCAAAAACCATTGAGCCGACGTCAACACAACCATGTCATTTCACCTTTCGCGAGCCAAAAAACCTTCAATCCTGCGCCGTCTCGGCGCCTTCTTCTACGATATGCTCCTGCTGCTAGCGATCTTGATGATCGCCAATGCCATCATCGTGATCCCCTACGAGGTGATCAACGGCCACCCGCTATATGAGCATTTGCTCCCCTTGACCCTGATGCGCTTGTATCTGCTCACTGTAATCGGTGGGTTTTATGTCTATTTCTGGACCCATGGCGGCCAGACCCTAGGGATGCGGGCCTGGCGTTTGATGGTGGTCAGCCAAGATGGCGGGCCGGTGCGTTTCGATGCTGCAGTCAAGCGCTTTGCCTGGTCGATCGTCAGCCTCATCCCGCTGGGCTTAGGGCTGTGGTGGAGTCTGTTCAATCGGGACCGACTGGCCTGGCATGACAGCAAATCGAACACCCGCGTCATCCTGCTCGATAAGGAATCAGCAGGTCAGCCTACCCCAGCCGTCTAAGTAGGATCAGAGCGGTAGTACACAGGAGCACCGGCGGGGCTAGAGCAGCCAGCGCCGGGCTCATCCCTAGCAGAAGGGACGCATAGGCTAGGGTACGACTGATCAAGTAGTAGATCAGCCCGATCAGGGTAGCAACCAGCATCCTTCGCCCGAGGCCCACGGTGCGTGCCGACCCTAGCAACAAGGGGATGGCAACCAAGATCATCGACAGCGACACCAGGGGATGTAACACCTTATTCCAAAAGGCGACTTCATAGACCCGGGCATCTTGTTTATTGATCTTCATAAAATCGATATAGGCATAGAGCCCCCAGACGGGCAAGGCCTGAGGATCGGCGATAATGACCCGCAGGAGTCCAGGATCGATCATGGACTCCCATTCAGTGCGATCGAGATGTTCGACCCTGACCCCTTCAGCGCTGACCAGGCTGCGCGCGATCCCCTCCAACACCCACCGGCCATTCTGATAACTGGCCCCCTCGGCATAGGTAGACTCCAGCACCCCCTTCACTGGATCGATCCGATAGATCGAGATATCGCGCAGGTGGGTTCCAGAGCGGATCTCGCGGATATTGACATAGGCCCCCTTGTCGATAGCCCAAAGGCCATAGGGCGTCAATTGTGCGGCCTCACCTGAAAGCGCCTGGCGTTTGAGTTCTACCCCGCGTTGTTCCGCACTGGGGGCAATCAGCTCCCCCAGCGCGAACACCACGAGCGCAAGGACGAGTCCACCTAACAAGGCCGCCCCCGTCAGTTGGCCGACCGAGACGCCAGCCGCCCGCAGTGCGACAAGTTCCGACCGGCTCGCCAATGCGCCCAACCCGAGCAGCGCCCCGATCAGGGTCGAGATGGGAAAGATCTGATAGAGATAACGCGGCAGACGCAGCAGCATAAAGAGCAAGGCCTCAGCAGGGCCATAGTCGCCCCTACCGATGGCATCGAGTTCATCGGCCAGCAGCAACACCCCAAGCAACGGCAGGAGAGCACCCAGGGTCAGTAGGGTCCCCCTGATTACCGAACCCGCTAGATAACGATCGATGATGCGCATCTACGCCTAATCCATGGCCGCCCACCCGACGATCTGGCGTTGGCCCTTGGAGAACTCCACGCCAACCTCCAGCACCTTGACATTTGAGGCCGATACTTCGCCGCATAGTCGCGGGCCTGAAGCGACGTCCATGCCTCGCCGGTCGGTTGGTCGCCTTCAATGACCTTGAACCCAAAGATCCAAATAAGATCCCCACGGATTGTGAGATCACATTGCCCCTGCTTGGAAACATCCTCAGCGAGGCTGTCTAGCCCCATGGCGGCCAGATGGCTGTCAAAGACACTGGCGTAATCTGTTGCGGAGCGGGATAGCGGAGGCATGTCTCAATCATACATGACAACGACATAAAACATGGCCGGCATTGCGTTTTTATTGATAAGAAACACATGCTTTTGAAATTAAGTGAGCTGTCCTGATGTCGTGGGCATGGAAAGACGAGACATGAGATTGCTGTCGTTTGCGGCGCGCGAAGAGCGGCGGCGTGGCTGGAGGTATGAAGCGATAGGCGCGCAGAGGGGATTGTTGGGCGCATGGGTGTTCGACATCTGCAAACGCTATGGGCGCGAAGGGGCCCAAGGGCTCAAGGACGAGAAGCGGGCGCTCTTATGCGCCGGCGATCAAGACGCCCGAGATTCGCGTCACGCACCGTCGCGAAGGCCTGTCGGTGATCTCGACGCTGACCAACCGCGGAAAGGTGCGTCGGAAGGCGTTCGCGGGGGCGATGAACGCCGACATCCTGATCGACTTCATGAAGCGGCTCGTCAAGGACGCCAGGGGCAAGAAGATCTTCCTCATCCTCGACAACCTGCGCGTGCATCACACCAAGCCGGTCAAGGCCTGGCTGGCTGCATGCGCCAATCAAATCGAGGCCTCCTCCCTCCCCTCCTACAGCCCAGCACTGAACCCCAACGAGATGCTCAAGGCCACCATCACCGCGCAGGCGCCCTCCCGCGCCAAGGGCGATCTGAAGAAGGCGACCGTCAGCCACCTGCGCCGCCTTCTCAATTCCCCCCAACGCGTCATGCGCTACTTCCAGCATCCCAAGCTCCATGATGCCGCGTAATACAAGTTCATTGGTTTCGGATTAATAACAGGCGCACCTGCCAGATTTTCCCCAAAAAGAGCGTCAAGAGCAGTCCAGACGTGAAGAGCACGAGGGCAAGCAGTAAGAGGCGGGTGAGGATCGGTGAGGCAATCTCCTCTTCCGCTACGGCAGTGATCAAATACCAGTCAGAGATAGGGATCGTGGAGAGGTAGCCGACACGACGTAGCATCGAGTGGCCAAAGGTAAAAAAGCCCTCCGGCTCGATCGTGGGGTTCTCGCCGAGAAGCTCCGAAAGGTGTTTTCCGATCCATTCAGAGTCAAGGTGGACCAGGATGGTGAAGTTGCGGTCGACGATGAAACTTTCTGTGCTCCGATAGATGCCTGAGCGGCAGATGAGCTCCTGTGAGATCGCCTCAGTGAAGCTATCGAGTGAAATCACGCCGGTGTAGCCACGTGTTGGACTGGTCAGGATGTGGGCGGTGGACAGGATGCGTTCGTGCGTCTTCGCTTCCCGATAGAGGAGACCGACAATCATCTTTCCCGGTTCGGGGTTGTCCATGATCGCCCGATACCAGGGTCGAACCCGCGGGTCGTAGCCAGGTGGCGGTTCGTAATCGTTGATGTGGAGGATGCCGTCGATGTAGCCCGAATAGATGTAATAGATGTTGGGGTTGTGTTTTTGACTTCGCGGTAGATCCGCAGGACCTCCTTTTTCCCGGCTTCGTCCAGCCACGCGGCCTCGGCAATTTGGGGTAGGATAGAAAGCAGTTGCGCGGTGTTGCGCAATTCGCGAAAGTAGCCATCAACAAAGGTAGCGGTCGCCTGGTTACGCTCTTTGAGGTATTGCTTGGCACGATCGTACTGCTCGGGAAAATAGAGACAGCGCGATTGCTCTGGCTAAAACAAGGGTAAGAAAAAACGCCATGAGGAAAACGGTGAGCGCAATCGTGCGCTGCAACCGTTTTCGCGTACCCGAACCGGCGACGTGACAGAATATCGGAGCCATGCTCCGCATCTCGTGGTACACTGTAGGCCGCACACTGACCCCAGAGAGGCCGCCACGCATCGTCCGCATCGACAGTGCGCCTCAGGGCGACCAGGACGCTGCTAAGGGTGTCTAACACATCCATACCGTCGACTGCGTTACCCAATGGGAAGATGGTCGCCACCTGCGAGAAGATCGCGGAAGTTTATCCCCTGACCGTCGTCGTAGCGCTCTCGACGCCTTTGCGTTCCGCATCCTGGGCTTTCATGCCGACAATGGCCCAAAATACATCAAGCACAGGGTCGCCTGCATGCTCGATAAGCTGGTGGTGGAGTTTAGTGCAATTGTGTCTGCACCATTCCAACAACCATGGTCTGGCAGAAACCAAGAACGGGGCAATCATCCGCAAGCACCTGGGCTGCAGCCACATCCTGCAGCGCTTTTGGTTTTGGGATTGGGGCGTGGGCCTTATACTGTGCGGTCAATCGCTCTCATCCAAACCTATCCAAGACGAGGAGACCCATGCACAACGGCATCAGCCTAACCCAATTCATCATCGAGGAGCAGCGCCATATCCCAGGCGCGACGGGCGATTTCACCTCGCTGCTCAATGATATTGTCACCGCCTGCAAGGTGATCAGCAACCTGGTCAACCACGGTGCCCTGGTCGGTATCTTGGGCACCGCCGGCACCGAGAACGTCCAGGGAGAGGTGCAGAAAAAGCTTGATGTCCTCTCTAATGAGATCTTCATCAAATCTAACGAATGGGCGGGGCACTTGGCGGCCATGGCCTCAGAGGAGATGGACAGCATCTATCCCATCCCAGATAAATATCCGCGCGGCAAATATCTCCTGACCTTCGACCCGCTCGACGGCTCATCCAACATCGATGTCAATGTCTCAGTAGGGACCATTTTCTCGATCCTGCGGCGGCCAGGCGGCGGCGAGGTCAGCGAGCGCGATTTCCTCCAGGCCGGTACCCAGCAAGTGGCCGCCGGCTATGCCATCTACGGCCCGGCTACCATGCTGGTGCTCACCACTGGCAACGGGGTCAATGGCTTTACTCTGGATCAAAACATCGGCGAGTTCATCCTGACCCATCCCAAGATGCAGATCCCTGCTGATACCTCTGAGTTTGCGATCAATATGTCTAACATGCGCTTCTGGGAGCCACCGGTGCGCCGCTATGTCCAGGAATGTCTGGATGGCAAGGAGGGGCCGCGCGCTAAGGACTTCAATATGCGCTGGATCGCTTCCATGGTCGCCGATGTTCATCGCATCCTCACCCGCGGAGGGGTCTTCATGTATCCCATCGACGCCAAGATCAAAGCCAAGGGCGAGACCGGCAGGCTGCGCCTGCTCTATGAGGCCAACCCTATGTCCTTCATCGTCGAGCAGGCGGGCGGCGGGGCCATCACCGGACGTGAGCGCATCCTCGAGGTCCAGCCCGAATCCCTCCATCAGCGCGTCCCCGTGGTCCTGGGTTCCAAGAACGAGGTCGAGCGCATCCTGGCCTATCACCAGGAGGGCTAGGGGGTTGGGCAGGGGGAGTGCGCATGCTCGATGAGCTGAGGCGCGCGCCTCTACTTGCGCGCCTTGAGCCACACCAGCTCGAGCGGGTTGCCCGGCATGCCAGACGGATCAGATTGGCCGCCGGGCAATGGCTCTTTCAACAAGGCGATCCGGCGGAGTGCTTTTATCTGCTCCTTGCCGGTCAGATCCGTCTCTTTCGCCTCTCGACCGAAGGTGGCGAAAAGGTCATCGAACTGGTCGGGCCCGGCCAAACCTTTGCCGAGGCCCTGATGTGTCTCAATGCCCCGCGCTATCCGGTCTGTGCGGCGGCACTCGTCGATTCAGAGTTGATTGCAATAGAGTCTGCCGATTTTAGGGCCATGCTGGGCGAATCGGTCGAGACCTGTTTTGTACTTCTCGGGACGCTGAGCCAGCGGCTGCGTGCGCTCATCGGCGAGATCGATGCTTTGAGTCTGCATACCGCGACTAGCCGGCTTGCGCGTTATCTTGCCCTGCGCCTGCTGCCAGGAACCGATACGCTTGAACTGCCGGTCCGCAAAGCGGTCTTGGCCTCGCGCCTGTCAATCCAGCCCGAAACCTTCTCGCGGGTCATCAAATCGCTCGTTGACCAGGCTATCATTCGGGTCGATGGCCACCGGGTCCAGGTGCGCGATCGGCGCGCGCTCTTTGCTCTGGCCGAATTGGCCGATCTCCTCGACCCCGAGGCCAGCATGCTTGGCCTGCCGGTTTTACATTCCACCTGAACGGACGTTCTGGCCCGAACCGGTGGGTGTATGCAGTGCGCAAGGCGCATCTACGTCTGTGGTTGGACTGAAGGCCGGCAGTCAGGGACCGCCATCGCCACCCAATCATTTAGGAGAGCCCCCCATGAGAGGTTCGTTCTTGCCATTGTTCCTGTTCGTCTTTCTGATCCAAGGCGCTGTGTTCGCCGACGACCAGGCGTTGCGGCAAAAGGCGCTGCAAGCGGGTCTGGCCCCCTTGCCGGCAGTGGCACCCGAGGCGGCAGACAATCCCGTCACCCCTCAGAAGATCCAGCTCGGCAAGCGGCTGTTCTTTGAGCCGCGGCTGTCCAAGAGCGGTCTGATCAGCTGCAATACCTGTCACAACCTGGGGATGGGCGGCGACGACAACCTGCCGACCTCCGTGGGTCACGGCTGGCATAAAGGACCGCGTAATGCCCCGACCGTCTATAATGCCGCCTTCAATCGCGCCCAGTTTTGGGATGGGCGCGCTAAGGACCTCGAGCAACAGGCCAAGGGCCCGATCCAGGCCGCCGCCGAGATGGCCAATACCCCCGACCAGGTCGTGCAGATGCTCAAAAGCATGCCTGAATATGTCGCCTGGTTCCGCGAGTCATTCCCCAGTGATCCAGACCCGGTCAACTTTGACAATGTCGTCAAGGCGATCGGGGCCTTTGAGTCCAAACTCATCACCCCAGGCGCCCCTTTCGATCGCTTCCTCAATGGTGCAGACAACGCGCTCAGCCCAGAACAAAAGGATGGCCTTGCGCTCTTCATCGATCGCGGTTGCACCGCTTGTCACAATGGAGTCAATGTCGGCGGTCAGGCCTATTTCCCCTTTGGTCTAATCAAACGTCCGGGCGCCGATATCCTGCCACCCGAGGACAAAGGGCGTTTTGCCATCACCCAATCGGCCTCGGATGAATATGTCTTTCGCGCCGCACCCCTGCGCAATGTCGCACTCACCGCACCCTATTTCCATTCAGGTCAGGTCTGGGACCTGAAACAGGCTGTCCTGGTGATGGGTGCAGCCCAGCTTGGCGCCGAACTAAGCGACGAAGAGGCGACCAAGATCGCCGCCTTCTTGGGATCACTCACTGGGGTAGCGCCCGAGATCATCTACCCCAAGCTTCCGGTCGAGACCGACGAGACCCCGCGTCCGCAGCTTTGAACAAAAAGGCAATGGGGTGCGCCATGCGCACCCTACGCCGACTTTAGCAGGTGTCTAGCCGAGCGATATGCTTGGGCAAGATCGCCGAGCGCATCGAGGCTGTCGGTGAAAAGTCTGTCTTGGATTCATCCACCTGCCGATCCATCTATCACCCGCTCCCCCAGAGTTACGAGTAGGCCTAGGGGAGATATTGATGAACCGCTGACCGTCATTTTGCCGCTCGTCATTCCGGCGAAGGCCGGAATCCAGAAAACATCAGCGGGATGCAGGAGGGTCGGAGCTGTGGCTGCAAATGCATCACTGCTTACCAAGTTCTCCATCCATCAACCAAGGTTTTGAACCGATGAGCAAACCGATCATCCGTTATGCAGGCCAAGAGATCGAGGTGACCTGGGATGGGCGCCTGTGTATTCATATCGGCGAGTGCGTGTGTGCCGAGGGTGAGCTCTTTGTGAGTGGACGCGACCCCTGGTGTCAGCCAGACCTGGTCAGCCGCGAGCAGGTGCGCGCCATCATCGAACGCTGTCCGACCGGCGCCCTGAGCTATACCGATAAGACCGGTGAGCCCGAGACGGCGCCGCCTGAGAATCGCGTCCTAGTGGCCAACGACGGCCCGCTATATTTCAGCGGCGAGCTTGCAATCGAGGGGGCGCCCGAGGACATGCCCGGGGTGCAACGACGCGCGGCCCTGTGTCGCTGTGGGGCATCCAAGAACAAGCCATTCTGCGACAACAGTCACCGCGAGGCCGGTTTCAAGGATGCCGGCGCCGTGGGGTCACAAGGCACGGGCCTGCAAGAATGCGGCGGACCGCTCAAGGTGCGGGTGATCCCCAACGGCCCGCTCAAAACCGAGGGTAATCTGTCCATCTATACCGGTGCGGGTCGTCTGGCCTGGGAGGGGACGCAAACGGCCCTCTGCCGTTGCGGTGCCTCCAAAAACAAACCCTTCTGCGACGGCACCCATCGCGAGATCGGATTCAAGACCGACTGAGGGGTCCAATTGATGTGGAGAGGTAGGGTGCGCAGTGTACACCCTACCTTTTTCCGCCACGGGTGACAGTCCTCAACCTGCAGTGATCAACTGCGCCTGCCCGCATTCACCGGCGATAAGGGTCTCATAAGGCTCGACAACAGGAGCAACCCCAAGGTTGAGCTGCACACGATCAGAATGCAGGCCAGCGGCAAACAAACCATTTTTGGTCTATGCTCTGGCTCACCTCGATGATATTAATTGATCCGAAGCCTATGAATTTGTATTACGTGGCATCATGGAGCTTGGGATGCTGGAAGTAGCGCATGATGCGTTGGGGGGAATTGAGAAGGCGGCGCAGGTGGCTGACGGTCGCCTTCTTCAGATCGCCCTTGGCGCGGGAGGGCGCCTGCGCGGTGATGGTGGCCTTGAGCATCTCGTTGGGGTTCAGTGCCGGGCTATAGGGGAGGGAGGAGGCCTCGATTTGATTGGCGCATGCAGCCAGCCACGCCTTGACTGGCTTGGTGTGATGCACGCGCAGGTTGTCGAGGATGAGGAAGATCTTCTTGCCCCTGGCGTCCTTGACGAGCCGCTTCATGAAGTCGATCAGGATGTCGGCGTTCATCGCCCCCGCGAACACCTTCCAAGGCACCTTGCCCTCGGCCTTGGCGCGCCGGGCAATGTCCGGGTAGGTCTCCTCAAGCCACGTCTTGCCCGCCGGCGGGCTTTGCTCATAGGCGCGCCGAATCGGTTTCTGGGGCGTCAATCCCCAGCGCACCAAGTACTTGCCCTCCCCCTGCGGCCTGAGCTCGATGCCAAAACGGTCGAGGATCAACTGCCACAGCGCAAACGGCAGCTTCAGCTCATCCGGTGTCCCGTCGCACATGAGCTTGCGTATCTGGGCGTCCTGCTCCGCCAACAGCGCCCGCTTCTCACCCACCTTGCGCCCACCCCGCTTGCCCTTGGGCCCCTTCGCGCCCATAGCGTTTGCAGATGTCGAACACCCCTGCGCCCAACAATCCCCTCTGCGCGCCTATCGCTTCATACGTCCAGCCCCGACCTTGGCCGCCTCAACCTTGCAGGAAAGGCGTCTGCCTCGAATCCTGAGACGACGAAGCGCAGAGGAGATTCAACAGACTCGCCATTGGAAAGCCTGGCCGCCGCCTCAACGCCCAGGTCAACACCAGTCGTTTCATGCACCTGAGATAGAACGCAGCATCGACCACTTCAACCTGAATGGCGACGAACCAGCGTCCGCAGTACGCGAAACGGTCGCACCAAGAGTCTTGCCATTTCCACTCGGCAAGCGCCCAATTCCAGACACACCGCCCCGTGCCGCAGGCGCAGGTGAAGTAAACCGCCCGCTCAGGCGTCGGACAAAGGGCGATTTTGTGGGTCAGTTGCATGGCTTACTCGTTGGTGTTCTGTCGAACGCTAAACAATTTCGCTAGATTCATGAGCTAATCAGATTCAATCATGATCACTCATGACTCACCCCCTTTCTTATTGATAAGAAACACATGCTTTTGAAATTGAGTGAGCTGTCCAGATGTCGTGGGCATGGAAAGACGAGACATGAGATTGCTGTCGTTTGCGGCGCGCGAAGGGGCCCAAGGGAAAGGGGGGTGGGCGCAAAGTGGGTGAGAAGCGGGCGCTGTTGGCGGAGCAGGACGCCCAGATACGCAAGCTCATGTGCGACGGGACACCGGATGAGCTGAAGCTGCCGTTTGCGCTGTGGAGCCGGCAGGCGGTGCGGCAGTTGATCCTCGACCGTTTTGGCATCGAGCTCAGGCCGCAGGGGGAGGGCAAGTACATGGCGCGCTGGGGATTGACGCCCCAGAAACCGATTCGGCGCGCCTATGAGCAAAGCCCGCCGGCGGGCAAGACGTGGCTTGAGGAGATCTACCCGGACATTGCCCGGCGCGCCAAGGCCGAGGGCGCCGAAATCCACTGGGGCGATGAAACGGGGCTGCGCTCGGACGAGGTGCGCGGGCGCTCTTATGCGCCGGCGATCAAGACGTCCGAGATTCGCGTCACGCACCGTCGCGAAGGCCTGTCGGTGATCTCGACGCTGACCAACCGCGGAAAGGTGCGTCGGAAGGCGTTCGCGGGGGCGATGAACGCCGACATCCTGATCGACTTCATGAAGCGGCTCGTCAAGGACGCCAGGGGCAAGAAGATCTTCCTCATCCTCGACAACCTGCGCGTGCATCACACCAAGCCAGTCAAGGCGTGGCTGGCTGCATGCGCCAATCAAATCGAGGCCTCCTCCCTCCCCTATAGCCCGGCACTGAACCCCAACGAGATGCTCAAGGCCACCATCACCGCGCAGGCGCCCTCCCGCGCCAAGGGCGATCTGAAGAAGGCGACCGTCAGCCACCTGCGCCGCCTTCTCAATTCCCCCCAACGCATCATGCGCTACTTCCAGCATCCCAAGCTCCATGATGCCGCGTAATACAAGTTCATTGGTTTCGGATCAATAATGCCGCGCTCAACCTCAAACGGCTGGCAACCGCAACTGCCCTACCCGGGGCGAGTCCGTCCGGTAACGGCGGCGCTACAGCAGAGAGGGTCTCTGCCGTAGTCGGGAAAGTCACGCCTGTCAGAGACGAATGCACTCCGCATTTCGGGGCAGGAAGAGAATTGTGTGCACGTTTGTGCACTTTCTTGAGAGCAGATATAGGGTGGACGAGCGCAGCGAAGTCCACTTCCACCAAGCCAAGTCTCACAGGCCAAGGGCCTGCAAGATCTCCGGCCAGCGTTCGATCCAACCGCGCCGGTGATCGGTCCCGGCGATCATCTGGATATGGGCCTGCGGATAGTGCACCAGATAACGGGCTAGGGTGCTGGCCGGGACCTCTTGATCCTGCTCAGCGATGAGATGGAGCTGGCGGATGGTTGGAGGCAGGGGCGGTTGGTTGGAGGGATCCAGCGAACCGCTCAGCGGGCTATAGCCTCGATGCTTAGCCCAGGCTGCCACATCGAGATTGGCAGCCAGGGTGACCACGGTAGAGACCTCTGGCAGGCGGTAGGCAAGCAACACCGCCAGCACCCCTCCGCCGCTATGCCCGATCAGTATCAGTTCGCGTCCCGGCTGGGGCGGTAAGGCCTGTTGTATCGCCTGGGCAAGGCTTGCCACCACCTGTTCGCTATAGCGCCCGTGGGTCCACAACCAAGGTGTGCAACCTGGCGAACGCGCCAGGCCATGATAACAAGGGCGGCCGATCAGGATCGCTGGGTTTGGATCGCGCGCCATGAGCCTAAGGGCTAAGGGGGAAAAGGGTCCTGGGTCGGCGGCGATCTGAGTTCGCCCGATCCAAGGCCTACCGTCTCCCTCGAGATAAACATGGACGCGGGGTGCGGCGAGATCCCCATGCCAAAAGACCTTGTGTTGAAAGCCCAAGCCTTCGATCAGAGCCGAACCTACCCCCGGCGGGGTCTCGGGTACTGAGGCGCATCCCCCCAGCCCAGCCAGCAGGCCATAACTCAAACACGCCAGACGCCACCTGCCGCCCAATGGATCAGGCCTCGTCTTGAATACCCGAATCGGTGACCACGCCCCCTTGTCTGAGGCCTGTCCGCTATAGGCAACCGCGCCCCCTTCAGGTCCCCTGGATCCGGTCGTAATAGCGCGCCCGATAGAGCAGGCGCGGGGCGGGGCCATCGGTAAAGCCGGTGCGGGTGTGCAGGACATTGTTGCAGACCAGACCCCAGCCGGACTCCAGGCGCGCCTCGAAGGTCCAGGGGATGCCTTGTTGGAGTAATGATTTCAAGGCTGCGACCGCCTGCTGCGTCAAAGGGTCCTCGCGCCAGCGGATGTTGCGCGCGCGGTTGGTAAAGCGCATCTGCAGATGACCATCCGGATGGACCGCAAAGACCGGCCCTGAACGCTCGGGGCGAGGGATGTTTTCGTCGCTCTCGTTGGCGGGGATGGTCATGCACTCAGGGTGCATGAGCACACGGATGAACTCGGGGTCCTGATCGCGTAACAAGAGATAAACGATCTCCGGGTCGAGCAGACTGTTGGCACCCCCTATCTCGGCGGGTCGCACGCAATGCAGGATCAGGCCGCGGATCTGGCGCTCAGGTGGGTTGTAATAGCCGTCGGTATGCCAGGAGATGGGGAGATTGGAATACGGGATATAGTCGCGATGCCGCCGGTCGGTCTGGACGGTCAGCGAGGTGATGGCGTCCTCATCCGCACCTGGATTGTGATCAAGCCTCACCAGCCCTAGGCACCGACCCAGGGCGCGTGGGATCCCCTTATCGGGTTCGTCCCCGGTCTTACTGACATAGATCGCCATATTGGCCCGCCGGCAACGCTCTATGATCGCTGAACGCTCGGCCTCCGTTAGGCGACGCGGGTCGCAGACCTCGACGATCAACGGATCGATCTGGGTGGGCGCCTGATCGAGCTTATGCTCGCGCCAGCTTTGATAGGCAGATACATGATCGAGCGCAAAGGGGGTGTTCATCGTTTGGGTGTAATCCGCATAGATAGGGTGCGCAGATGCGGCCAAACCCTAGGCCGTGCGCGCTTGAGAGCCGGATAAAGGGCCAGACCCAATAGATCGG
It encodes the following:
- a CDS encoding CDGSH iron-sulfur domain-containing protein; translation: MSKPIIRYAGQEIEVTWDGRLCIHIGECVCAEGELFVSGRDPWCQPDLVSREQVRAIIERCPTGALSYTDKTGEPETAPPENRVLVANDGPLYFSGELAIEGAPEDMPGVQRRAALCRCGASKNKPFCDNSHREAGFKDAGAVGSQGTGLQECGGPLKVRVIPNGPLKTEGNLSIYTGAGRLAWEGTQTALCRCGASKNKPFCDGTHREIGFKTD
- a CDS encoding helix-turn-helix domain-containing protein, translated to MQLTHKIALCPTPERAVYFTCACGTGRCVWNWALAEWKWQDSWCDRFAYCGRWFVAIQVEVVDAAFYLRCMKRLVLTWALRRRPGFPMASLLNLLCASSSQDSRQTPFLQG
- a CDS encoding IS630 family transposase, encoding MGEKRALLAEQDAQIRKLMCDGTPDELKLPFALWSRQAVRQLILDRFGIELRPQGEGKYMARWGLTPQKPIRRAYEQSPPAGKTWLEEIYPDIARRAKAEGAEIHWGDETGLRSDEVRGRSYAPAIKTSEIRVTHRREGLSVISTLTNRGKVRRKAFAGAMNADILIDFMKRLVKDARGKKIFLILDNLRVHHTKPVKAWLAACANQIEASSLPYSPALNPNEMLKATITAQAPSRAKGDLKKATVSHLRRLLNSPQRIMRYFQHPKLHDAA
- a CDS encoding alpha/beta fold hydrolase, encoding MSYGLLAGLGGCASVPETPPGVGSALIEGLGFQHKVFWHGDLAAPRVHVYLEGDGRPWIGRTQIAADPGPFSPLALRLMARDPNPAILIGRPCYHGLARSPGCTPWLWTHGRYSEQVVASLAQAIQQALPPQPGRELILIGHSGGGVLAVLLAYRLPEVSTVVTLAANLDVAAWAKHRGYSPLSGSLDPSNQPPLPPTIRQLHLIAEQDQEVPASTLARYLVHYPQAHIQMIAGTDHRRGWIERWPEILQALGL
- a CDS encoding TauD/TfdA family dioxygenase is translated as MNTPFALDHVSAYQSWREHKLDQAPTQIDPLIVEVCDPRRLTEAERSAIIERCRRANMAIYVSKTGDEPDKGIPRALGRCLGLVRLDHNPGADEDAITSLTVQTDRRHRDYIPYSNLPISWHTDGYYNPPERQIRGLILHCVRPAEIGGANSLLDPEIVYLLLRDQDPEFIRVLMHPECMTIPANESDENIPRPERSGPVFAVHPDGHLQMRFTNRARNIRWREDPLTQQAVAALKSLLQQGIPWTFEARLESGWGLVCNNVLHTRTGFTDGPAPRLLYRARYYDRIQGT